The genomic interval TGAATTCTTCTTTCACATAAACCATACCCGCTTCAAACCCAACATAAAAATTGCTTACTTGAGAAATCATGTCCTTTGTAAAAGGATAATACTTCACTTTCAAATTTATCGGAAGTGAGAGGAACGAAGTGGTGTTCGGTACATAAAAGCTGTCTCTACCTGCTACACTGGGATTGCCGTAATAAAATCCTTTGTTGTTAGATGTATTCGAGAAAATAATTGAAGGAGATAGCTCCAAAGCAATGTTTCTGTTAACTCTTACTCCTCCAAAGAAATTCACTTCTTTAAGAAATTCACCGTTGCTTCCGAATAATGGATAAGAATCCGTCATATCGGAATTTGTAAATATCACAAACGAATACCCTACTCCTGCATATGCTTGCGCGGTTTCTCTTGTCTTGATCTGCGAGTAAGAATTGCTCCACATAATTACAAAACAAACAACGAGGGCTGATAAAAACTTTAAAGTTTTCATTTTAAAAGTAAGATTATAAAATGTAACTGCTTAAGTCTCTGTCTTTTACAATTGCTGAAAGTTTATCGTTCACATATTTTTTATCGATATCAATTTTTTTCTTTTTGATTTTATCCGGCACTTCGAATAAAATACTTTCAAGAAGTGTTGTAAGTATTGTATGCAGTCTTCTTGCTCCGATGTTTTCAACCTGCTCATTTACAAGCGCTGCAATCTTTGCAACTTCTCTTATTGCATCTTCTTTAAAAGTAAGTGTGATTGCTTCTGTTTCCAGCATAGCCACATATTGCTTTATCAAAGCATTCTGTGTCTGAGTAAGAATATTATAAAAGTCTTCTTCAGTTAAGCTGTTAAGTTCAACTCTTATTGGAAATCTTCCCTGCAATTCAGGAATTAAATCACTTGGCTTAGCCACGTGAAAAGCGCCGGATGCAATAAATAAAATATGGTCAGTTTTTACGGGACCGTATTTTGTAATTACTGTAGAGCCTTCAACAATCGGAAGCAAATCTCTCTGCACACCTTCACGTGATACGTCGGGGCTTTGATTCGATGCCTTGCTTCCGCCTGCAATCTTATCAATTTCATCTATAAAAACTATTCCCGAGTTCTGTACTTTCTCTATAGCTTCTTTTATTGCAGCATCCATATCAATTAACTTCTGAGCTTCTTCCTGAACAAGAATGGTCTTTGCTTCGGCAATTGTTAATTTTCTTTTCTTGGATTTCTTCGGCATCATATTTCCGAACAAGTCCTGAAGGTTCAGTCCCATTTCTTCAAGGCCGATAGGTCCAAGTACCTGAAGCATAGGTGCTTCAGCAGATAAATCGAGTTCAATATTTCTGTTATCAAGTTTTCCTGATTTCAGATCCTCACGGAATTTCTCTCTTGTCTTCTGATTTGACTCTTCAGACTTCTCATCCTGTGGCTCAACATTTACAGTAAATCCCACTACTTGATTATCTCCGCCGCCTTCAGCCTGCGCAGCTTCTGCCCTGTCGCTATCAATGGAAACTTTCTTTTTCATAGGAGGAACGAGAATATCAAGAATTCTTTCAATAACATTTTCTTCTGCTTTCTTCTGTACTAAATCCGATTTTTCCTTCTTTACCATCGTAACAGATAAATCGGTGAGTTCGCGAATCATTGACTCAACATCTCTTCCTACATAACCGACTTCAGTAAACTTTGAAGCCTCTACTTTTATAAAAGGAGCGTTTGATAATTTTGAAATTCTTCTTGCAATTTCTGTCTTACCGACTCCGGTCGGTCCAATCATAATAATATTGTTCGGCATGATTTCATCTTTCATGCTGTCCGGCACCTGCTGCCTTCTCCATCTGTTACGCAATGCTATTGCAACAGATTTTTTTGCGTTGTGCTGGCCGATTATATATTTATCAAGTTCTGCTACTATTTCTGATGGAGTGAGCTGTTTAATTTTATCGCCCGATAAATTTTTTTCAGCTTTACCGTTTTTGTTAGGAGTCTTTTCTGTTTTCTTTACTTCTTTTTCTTCAGTCATTAAATTAAAATTCTTATTATAGATTGTATTATAATTCTTCTATTGAAATATTGTGATTTGTATAGATGCATATATCTGCTGCCTGGTTAAGCGATTCAGTTACAATTTCCTTTGCGGAAAGTTTTGTGTACTTCACTAAAACTTTTGCCGCAGCTAATGCATAAGGACCGCCTGAACCGATTGCAACAATTCCGTCATCTGGCTCAATTATATCTCCGTTACCGGAAATTATATAAGCCTTATCTTTACCGACTACTGCAAGCAATGCTTCAAGTCTTCGTAAGTACTTATCGCTTCTCCATTCCTTCGCCATCTCAACTGCTGCGCGCGCTAAGTTTCCTTTGTACTGCTCAAGCTTCGATTCAAATCTTTCATAGAGTGTAAATGCATCCGATGTTGAACCTGCAAAACCGACGAGCACTGTATCGTTATAAATTTTTCTTACTTTTTTTGTCGTAGATTTTGCAACTGTATTTCCCATCGTAACCTGACCATCACTGCCGATAGCAGCTTTGCCGTTACGGACGAGACCTATTACAGTTGTTGAACGTATTTTATTTTCGTTGTTTGTATCTAATTTATTTTTACTCAATTTGTTTGATTAAAATTTTAAAATGTTTCCCACGAACTGCTTATCACCATTGAATCTGATAATTGTTAATTACTAATTGCTAACTGTTTAAATCGAACGTCTCAGTCTCGCCTTTGCAATATTCATCGCCTCTCTGTATTTCGTAACTGTTCTTCTTGCAATCTTATACCCCGCATTGGTCATTTCCTTCACAAGAGCATCATCGGTAAAAGGATTTTTCTTGTCCTCGTTCTCAATGATCTGTTTCAATTTATCTTTAGCTTCTTTCGCAGATACATCAAAGCCGTCTTCATTTGTAAGAGCATTGCTGAAAAATGATTTCAGTGAGTAAATTCCGAAATCAGTCTGCACATACTTCCCTTTCACTGCGCGGCTGACGGTTGACACATCCATCTGAATATCTTCCGCAACATCTTTTTCAATCATTGGTCTTAATCCCACACCTTCATTATTGAACCACACGTACTGTCGTTGTAAAATCGAATTCATTACTTTTAGCAGTGTCTGTCTTCTTGAATTAATCGCATCTAAAAACCATTTTGCGCGGTTAAAATTATTTGATAAAAATTCTTTTGTATCTTTATCAATTTTATCTCCGCTCTGATACATCTCCCTGTACGATTTATTTATACGCAGGGACGGAACGTTCTTTTCATTGAGATAAACTTCAAAGTTATTATTCACTTTTGTGATTATCATATCAGGATAGATATAACTCTCCGCAGCGCCGCTTTCAGTTTGTCCCGGTTTTGGATTAAGCTTATGTATCGCTTCAAATATTTTCTTAACTTTTTCTAATGATGTATTTAATTCCTTTGCAAGCTTTTCATAATTCTTTAAACGAAGCTCTTCAAAGAATTCATTAATTACTCTTAGCGCATTTTTCTTAATGAAAGTATCTATTGCAGAACGTTCAATCTGAATAGACAAACACTCCTGAAGATTTCTCGCCGCAATACCTGCAGGCTCAATGCTCATCTGAATTTCTTTCAGTACTTCTTCAACTTCAAGTATTGAAAAGAACTCATCTTTGAATTCAGTATCAACTTTCAGTTCATCTATATCACGGATTAAATCAATTATATCAGTTGTAAGATATCCTTCATCATTTAAGGAGCCGACAATCTCTTCTGCTATAAATGCTTTCTTCGGCGGCAAGCCCATAAGATGAACCTGCAACATTAAGCTTTCATTTAAAAATGATGCTGCCTGTATATTGGAGTTGTCGTAATCATTCTGTGTTCCCTTCGATGCGTGCTCGGCGGGATCGTAATCCATTTCTTCTTTATTGAAATAGTCATCCCAGTCAAGCTCATCTTCTTTTGTATTTTCAGAGGGCTCTATCTCATCATCTTCTTTCTTTATATCCTCTTCGTCTTTTTTCAGTTCAAGATCTTTTTCCTCAGCGGTTTCATCCTTTATCTCATCGGAAGCTTCTTCTTCCAGAAGAACATTTTCTTCAAGCTCTTTCTTTATCATCTGCTCAAGCGCCAGAGTTGGCACTGCAAGAACACTCTGATTAAGTATTACTTTTGGAAAAAGTTTTTGTGATAGTTTTAAATTTTGACTTTGTGATATCACTATACTTTTGTTTTGTTTAAATTCTTATTTAAAAATTTTTCTTTTGCTGCTTTGTAAAAATCAATACCGAACTCATCAATAATCGGCTGCTTTAAAAATTCAAAAACCGTCTTATCTTCTGTAACACCTTTATCTAGAGCATCGTTGCACTCAGTTATTTTTTCGTAACGCATTATGTTTCTTTTTTTGCCATAAACTCTTATAGGGAAAAGATAACATGAAATCGGTTTTTTGAACTCAATCTCTCCCGCAAAGTATGCCGTCTGAAAAGCGCACTTTGCTATTCCCTTTTCATCGTAAAAAGAAAAAACACATTCATTATCATTATACGTACTAACTGCATAATCGTTATCGTGTCTGTAATAAAATCCTTCGCGCTTTATAACATCAAGATGTTTTTCGGGCAAATATTTCTCTACCTTCGGAAGCAGATGCTTCATTACATTAATTTCTTTTTCAAGCAGCGGCGCGCCGTCTGTTCCTGTGATTGTACAGCATGCTCCTTTGCACATATTCAAATCGCAGGAAAACTTCACATCGAAAATCCTGTCGTCTATTATATACTTGTCTAAATTTATTTTCATTTAATGGTTATGCTTTTTTCTTGCTACAAACTGCTTTTATTGATACCGCCCCCTCAATCCCCCTCCTTCTGAAGGAGGGGGAAGTCGAGTCATTTTTTTATTTATTCTAAATTCTACATTCTGAATTCTGAATTCTTCACGCTCTTACAAAATATTTTCCGGGAAGCTGTCTGACTATTCCTTTGAACTCCAGACTAAGCAGCTCGACCAAACAAGATGAAATATTAAATCCTGTTCCTTCGTAAATCTTATCTATGTGCATCGGTTCAAATCCCAGTAAATTATAAATAACAGTTTCTGACTTTGATAAGTTCGGCAATACTTTTTTCTCTTCTTTATTTTTTGCTTTAACAAAATTTTTCATTTTGCTTTCAAGCTCAACCAATACATCATCTGCGTTCATCACAAGCTTTGCGGTTCCGCGCTTTATTAAATTGTTAGTTCCTTCCGATTGCTTTGAATTAAGATGTCCCGGTACTGCAAATACTTCCCTGTTCTGGTCAATAGCAAATCCCGCAGTTATTAATGCGCCGCCTCGTGCTGCGCTCTCAATGATAATTGTACCAAGACTGATTCCGCTTATAAGTCTGTTTCTCTTTGGGAAGTTCGGCTTATCAGGGAAAGTCCCGGGCGGAAACTCAGATACAATTGCTCCGACTTCAGCGACTTCATCATACAACTTTTTATTCTCAGGCGGATAAATTACATCCACTCCGCAGCCAAGCAATGCATAATTTACATTTCCGAATTTGCAGGCTGTCTTGTGACAGATTGAATCGACTCCCTTAGCCATTCCGCTCATTAAAGGAATGTTCATCTTTGAAAACTCTTCGGCAAAATGTTCGCATATCTGTCTTCCATATTCGCTTGGAGTTCTGGTACCAACTATACCGATTGAAAACTCATCCGTCGCGCTTAGACTTCCTCTATAATATAAAAGAACGGGAGCATCATAAATAGGTTTTAAATTCTTCGGATAATCATCTCTTAAAAAACTTGTAATCTTTATATCTTTCTTTTCACATACGTCCATCAGGTTTGAAAACTCTTTTTCAAGACTTTCCATCGCTGCCTGGCTATTCCTGACTTTCTCCAAATTTTTAATATTTGCGATTGTCAGAATTTCGGTATTCTTTATGCTGAGCAGGTCTGCGTTGAAAACTGCTTCGGCGCTTTTGAACAAATTGACAAGCGAGGTTATCTTTACATTTCCTATGTTTTCAATTCTTGAAAGGAAATATAAATATTTAATTTCTCTGAAGTCTGTCTCGCTTAAATCAAGATTTACAGTCATTTTAATAATTTAAATATTATATCCTTTTAAATGAATGTCTAAAAAAAGTAGTAGAATAATTGAATTATTATTGCAAATCGAAAAAAACTTTTAATGTGCATTTTTTTGCTTTTCCTGGTTTTCATTTATGTAGAAAGGAAGGCACAATAAAACCACCCCCTCAGTCCCCCTCCTTGAAAAGGAGGGGGAAGTATTCGCAAAATTTTAATGTTTTATTTTAAAAATAAAAATGATAGTTTTGTAACTATAATATTTGTCTGTGTAATTTTGCAGATAAAGTAATTCGTTAAAAAGAGGCAGTAAGAACTATATATTTCAGTGTTTATTTTTACCGATTAATCTTTTAATTTATAGCCATCAACCAAAAAATACAAAATTTGCAGACCCCGTTAAATAGTAAGATTTTGCTCGTTATGGTAACAGTATGCATTTTTTTGTTATGTACAGAGAAATCGTATTCCCAGTGGATTCCAACAAAGGGCAAAAATGGAACACTCGTTACAATGAAATATGGGGAATTTAACCAGTTATACGATGCGACCGGAGTTTTAAAAAGCAGCAATTCTAAATTTTCCCGCTTCGATATAGATATTTTCAACATCACAGGCATTAGCCCAAGTGTTGCATTCTTCATTAAATTCGGTGTAGCTAAACTGACAAATGTTGACCCTGTTACGGGAACAACAAGCAGCTTTGGTTTTAAAAATCCAAGTATTGGTTTAGTTTATCAGATTTCTGCAGGTCCACCCGTTATGGGGCTTGAACTTGAAGCAAATCTTCCTTTCCATTTCCCGAGAGATCAGGATCCCGAGCTCGATGCAAGTTTTGCAACGTACAGCATCGGATTCACAATCGGAAACGGAATGCGGTTATTCAGAATGCCTTCATATTACAGCGCAGGTATAAAATATAAATTCAGAGGCGCAGCAGATGCAGGCGAAGAAGTTTCGATATTCTTTACACTCGGTTCATCGTTCAACAGATACACAAGCTGGTATGCAACAATAGAAAGCAACAGAGGGCTTAACGGAAATCCAACTAGCTCAACAAAACTTTCAGGCGCAATTGTTCAGAAGATTTCAAAGACAACAAGCTTATCCTTCGGCACAGAATATATTGTAGCAGGTAAAAATGTTTCTACAGGTCCGAGCCTGTTCTTCGGATTCAATTTCGGATATTAATGAATTTCCGAAAATCCTTAATGGATTTTCATTGTTATAATATTTACGGCCTTTTATTTAATTTATTAATACATGGTAGATAAATTTTTTAGTGATGAGGTAACGATAAAATCTTTCAGGCGCGTATTTTATTTTACTTTGATAGTAGGATTTCTTGCGCAGCTTGCTAGCTACTACTATGAATATGTGTATGCATACCCCGATTCCATCAGCCGTGTTGATATAGCCCGAAGATTTTACGATTCACTTACTCCGGGTATCAGCCAGCAGCTTGGTACTGCATGGCTTCCGATTCCTGCAGTAATGATTCTTCCATTTGCTTATTTCGATTTTCTATGGTACACAGGTCTTGCCGGCAGCATAGTAAATCTTACTTGCTTTGTAATTACTTCACTTTGTATTTTTCTCTCGGTAAGACTTATCACTGAGCACAGACTTTCACAATACATCGCAGTTTTTATTTTTGTTATAAATCCCAATATACTTTACCTGCAGACGACTGCCATGTCGGAAATGATTCTGATGATGTTCATGACTGCCTCGGTTTATTATCTACTGAAGTGGAACGTAACGGGAGAAAAAGTTTGGTTTATTTATTCGGCAATCCTTACTGCGCTTGCAGTGGGTTCGCGTTACGAAGGGTGGACATTTGCCGTCTTTATAGTCATAGCTGTTGTTCTACTTTGCTTCGGTAAGAACAAAACAATGGTGCTGCGTTACTCAATTTTATATGTTGCGCCAACTGCTCTCTTTGTGGGCTTCTGGCTGTATCACAACTGGAGCGTTTATGGAGACCCTATTGCATTCTTGCGCGGTGAATACTCAGCAGGCGCATGGTTTGAAAAGGGCGGAAGATTTAATGCTAAAGGTGATTTATTATTCTCACTCGTAGTTTACTTAAATAATATTGTTCAGTTAATAGGAACTATACCGCTGCTTCTCTTTGGAGTCGGTGTGATAATATATTTCTTAGTTAATAAGTTCAGATTCTCTGCTATTACTCCTTATGTGTTTTTGATTTCAATTCCAGTAACTGTTTATCTTGTTTACTCCGGTTCGATTATTATTGAAATGCCGAACATAGAACCTTACGGATATTACAATGCGCGGTATGGAGTGTTTATTATTCCCGGTGTTGCATTCTTTATAGGTTATCTTTCATATAAAATTTACGAGTACAGATATTATAACAATCTTCCCTATTACATAGGATACTTTGTTCTTGCGCTGATAATTCCGCTCAGTTATTATTACAACTGGCCGAAAGGCGCTCCCGTAATTGTTGAAACTGCCTTCTTTAATAATTCACGTCCTGAAATTAACAGAGCATCAGAATTTTTAAGAATGAATTACAAAGGCGGAACAATTTTTTATGACGGTGTTAACTTCTCATTGAAGCCTTGGACAAAGATTGATATCAAACAAAGAATTTATCCTGAAAGCTGGGAAGTAGGACCAAAGACTTTAGCTCGTCCGCAGGATTATGCTAACTGGATTCTTATTGATAACAAAAATCCCTACTACAGATTACGTGATAAAGTTGATCCTATAGTTTTAGATAAATTTTACGATTTGCTTTACGTAGATAACGGAATTGAAATTTACAGAAGAAATGCTCCTATAGAGCCTATCTCAGTTGACCTTAAGAAAAAAGACGAACAATAGTGTTCGTCTTTTTTTTATTAAAAGAATACTAAGCTGCATTAATGAAACATTACACCGGAATTTTACTTGTCGTCGTTTGCACATTTCTCGGAACAGCAGCGCAGATTCTTTTCAAGCTTGCCTCAGTAGCATCAGTTAATGAAAAACACACTTTAATAGATACTGTAATGAATCCCGTTCTTATAGGAGGATTCATTGCATACGGTCTCAGCTTTCTTATAC from Bacteroidota bacterium carries:
- the hslU gene encoding ATP-dependent protease ATPase subunit HslU — its product is MTEEKEVKKTEKTPNKNGKAEKNLSGDKIKQLTPSEIVAELDKYIIGQHNAKKSVAIALRNRWRRQQVPDSMKDEIMPNNIIMIGPTGVGKTEIARRISKLSNAPFIKVEASKFTEVGYVGRDVESMIRELTDLSVTMVKKEKSDLVQKKAEENVIERILDILVPPMKKKVSIDSDRAEAAQAEGGGDNQVVGFTVNVEPQDEKSEESNQKTREKFREDLKSGKLDNRNIELDLSAEAPMLQVLGPIGLEEMGLNLQDLFGNMMPKKSKKRKLTIAEAKTILVQEEAQKLIDMDAAIKEAIEKVQNSGIVFIDEIDKIAGGSKASNQSPDVSREGVQRDLLPIVEGSTVITKYGPVKTDHILFIASGAFHVAKPSDLIPELQGRFPIRVELNSLTEEDFYNILTQTQNALIKQYVAMLETEAITLTFKEDAIREVAKIAALVNEQVENIGARRLHTILTTLLESILFEVPDKIKKKKIDIDKKYVNDKLSAIVKDRDLSSYIL
- the dprA gene encoding DNA-protecting protein DprA, with product MTVNLDLSETDFREIKYLYFLSRIENIGNVKITSLVNLFKSAEAVFNADLLSIKNTEILTIANIKNLEKVRNSQAAMESLEKEFSNLMDVCEKKDIKITSFLRDDYPKNLKPIYDAPVLLYYRGSLSATDEFSIGIVGTRTPSEYGRQICEHFAEEFSKMNIPLMSGMAKGVDSICHKTACKFGNVNYALLGCGVDVIYPPENKKLYDEVAEVGAIVSEFPPGTFPDKPNFPKRNRLISGISLGTIIIESAARGGALITAGFAIDQNREVFAVPGHLNSKQSEGTNNLIKRGTAKLVMNADDVLVELESKMKNFVKAKNKEEKKVLPNLSKSETVIYNLLGFEPMHIDKIYEGTGFNISSCLVELLSLEFKGIVRQLPGKYFVRA
- the rpoN gene encoding RNA polymerase factor sigma-54 — protein: MISQSQNLKLSQKLFPKVILNQSVLAVPTLALEQMIKKELEENVLLEEEASDEIKDETAEEKDLELKKDEEDIKKEDDEIEPSENTKEDELDWDDYFNKEEMDYDPAEHASKGTQNDYDNSNIQAASFLNESLMLQVHLMGLPPKKAFIAEEIVGSLNDEGYLTTDIIDLIRDIDELKVDTEFKDEFFSILEVEEVLKEIQMSIEPAGIAARNLQECLSIQIERSAIDTFIKKNALRVINEFFEELRLKNYEKLAKELNTSLEKVKKIFEAIHKLNPKPGQTESGAAESYIYPDMIITKVNNNFEVYLNEKNVPSLRINKSYREMYQSGDKIDKDTKEFLSNNFNRAKWFLDAINSRRQTLLKVMNSILQRQYVWFNNEGVGLRPMIEKDVAEDIQMDVSTVSRAVKGKYVQTDFGIYSLKSFFSNALTNEDGFDVSAKEAKDKLKQIIENEDKKNPFTDDALVKEMTNAGYKIARRTVTKYREAMNIAKARLRRSI
- the hslV gene encoding ATP-dependent protease subunit HslV; the encoded protein is MRSTTVIGLVRNGKAAIGSDGQVTMGNTVAKSTTKKVRKIYNDTVLVGFAGSTSDAFTLYERFESKLEQYKGNLARAAVEMAKEWRSDKYLRRLEALLAVVGKDKAYIISGNGDIIEPDDGIVAIGSGGPYALAAAKVLVKYTKLSAKEIVTESLNQAADICIYTNHNISIEEL
- a CDS encoding DUF3109 family protein, with translation MKINLDKYIIDDRIFDVKFSCDLNMCKGACCTITGTDGAPLLEKEINVMKHLLPKVEKYLPEKHLDVIKREGFYYRHDNDYAVSTYNDNECVFSFYDEKGIAKCAFQTAYFAGEIEFKKPISCYLFPIRVYGKKRNIMRYEKITECNDALDKGVTEDKTVFEFLKQPIIDEFGIDFYKAAKEKFLNKNLNKTKV